The DNA region TCCGGCCGAGGTGTCGGAATATCTGATCCCGCACCCGCTGATCCGCAAGGTGACCTTCACCGGCTCGACCGCGGTCGGCAAGCATCTCGCGGCGCTCGCCGGCAAGCATATGAAGCGCACCACCATGGAGCTCGGCGGCCACGCCCCCGGCATCGTCTTCGAGGATGCCGATATCGACGCGGCCGTGAAGGTGCTGGCCGGAAGCAAGTTCCGCAACGCCGGCCAGGTCTGCATCGCCCCGACCCGGCTGCTGGTGCAGGAGAAGGTCTATGAGCAGTTCGTCGACAAGTTCACGGCTGCCGCCAAGGCCCTGAAGGTCGGCGACGGGCTGCAGCCCGATACCCGCATGGGACCCTTGGTGCATAGCCGCCGCGTCGATGCGCTCGAAGGCTTCGTGGCCGACGCCAAGAAGCATGGCGCGACGGTGAAGACGGGCGGCAACCGCATCGGCAACAAAGGCTTCTTCTTCGAGCCGACGGTCGTGACCGATGTGCCGCAGGATGCGCGCATCATGAACGAGGAGCCCTTCGGGCCGCTCGCCATGATCGCCCCCTTCACGAGCTTCGATGGCGTTGTCACCGAGGCGAACCGTCTTCCCTACGGGCTCGCGGCCTATGCCTTCACCAAATCGGCCAAGACCGCGACCGCGATCGGTGCCGCCATCGAGAGCGGCATGGTGGCGATCAACAGCGCCACCCTGGCGCTGCCCGAAGTGCCCTTCGGCGGCGTGAAGGATTCAGGTTACGGCACGGAAGGCGGCCGCGAGGCGATCGAGGCCTATCTCAACACCAAGTTCATCACGCAGGTCGGAATCTGACTGGGACCGCGGGCGCCTCGCCCGCTCTTGCGCTACTCCCGCCGGACGAGGTTCGTCCGGCGCCGAGCGCCCGGTCCGATCCTATCGGGCCGGGCGCTTTCGTTCAGGCGTTCTCGATTCCGTGCGTTCGACCGGGCTTCACGGATCGCCTTTGACGGTGCCATGATCGCGCCTGTCCTGTGATTTGCATGAGGGGCTGGGCGATGACGTCAAGGCGCAGATGGGTCAACCGGCCCGAGGGCTCGACCTGGGGCGATTTCGGCGAAGACGATCAGCTCGGGCGCCTCAACCTGATCACGCAAGCGAAGGTCAAGCAGGGCGTCGCCGAGGTGCGCGAGGGCAAGAGCTTCTGCCTCAGCCTGCCGCTCGACTATCCGGGCGGCAACGTCCTCAATCCGCGCCGTCTGCCGCCGGTGCTGCGCCCGACCTTGCGGGGCGGCAAGCCGAACATGAATTACGTGCTGGCCGATGACGATCCGAACATGACCGATGTGATCTGCGATGATCTCGTGATCATGCATCTGCAATATTCGACGCAGTGGGACAGCCTCGCCCATGTCGGCTCGCTCTTCGATGCCGATGGCGACGGCGTGCCCGAGCCGGTGTTCTACAACGGCTTTCGGGCGGGCCAGCATATCGTCGGGCCGAGCGACCCCAAAGAGGCTGGCGCCGAGGGGCCGCTCGGCAAGGTCTCGACCTCGCATGCCGATGCGCTCAGCGTCGCCCGCATGGCCGAGAGCTGCATCCAGGGGCGCGGCGTGATGATCGACCTCAACGCCCATGTGAAGCGGCTGCGCATCGCCTTCGATTATGAGCGGCTGATGCGGGTCATCGAGGCCGACAAGGTCGAGATCGAGCCGGGCGACATGGTGCTGCTGCATACAGGCTTTGCCGAGATGCTGCTCGAGATGCGCGGCGATCCGGATCCCGGCAAGGCGCATCATCTCTGCGCCGTGCTGAACGGGCGCGACAAGCGTTTGCTCAACTGGATCACCGATACCGGCCTCGCCTGCCTGATCGCCGATAATTACGGGGTCGAGGCGGTGCCGGCCGTCAGCCATGAGGGCTGCTGCGCGGCGCTACCGCTGCACGAGCATTGCCTGTTCAAGCTCGGCGTCAATCTCGGCGAGCTCTGGCATCTGACGCCGCTCGCCGCCTGGCTGCGCGCCCATGGGCGCTACCGCTTCCTGCTGACGGCGCCGCCGCTGCGTCTGCCGGGCGCGGTCGGCTCGCCCGCCACGCCGGTGGCGACGGTTTGAAAGGGGTGAGTAGTGAGGGGTGAATAGTGAGTAGTGAGGGGTGAGTAGTGAATAGTGAGTGGTGAGTAAGGAATGGTCACCGGCGTGCTCGACGGCGTTCGCTATTCCCTACTCACCCCTCACTACTCACTACTCACCCCTCACTATTCACTATTCACTATTCACTATTCACTATTCCCTCACCGCACTCACGCCGCCTCCCCGAGCTTGCCCTCCGCATGGGCGTGCAGGATGCGCTGGGTGAAATCGGCGACCACCCGCAGCGTGGTCTCGGGCGCCTCGCGCTGCGGTGAATGGCCGATGCCTTCGATCAAGGTGATGTCGAGCGGGCAATAGCATTCCTGCTCGGCGATCTCGATCTGGCGGGTCGTGCCATATTGGTCGTTCTCGCCCTGCACGATCTGGATCGGCACGCGGATATAGCCGAGCGATTCGGAGATGTCCCAGGATTTGAAGCCGGGATCGAGCCAGGCCCCGTTCCAGCCCCGGAAGGCATTGTCGACATCACGGTGCCAGCGCGCCAGCCGCGGCTTGAGGTCGCCCTCCTCATAGTTGAGCCTCGCCGTCTCGATCGCCGCAAGTCCCATCTCCTCGACCACGAAATGCGGTGCGATCAGTGTGAGGCCGCGAATGCGGTGATCCTGGATGCCGCCCGCATAAAGAGCGGCGATCGAGGCGCCGTCCGAATGGCCGAGCAGCAAGCCGCGCCGAAAGCCGATTGCGTCGAGCAGCTTCGGTAGCACGTGCAGCGCCTCGTCATGCATGTAGTCGAGCGGCCGCGGCAGCGGCACGGAACTCGACGCGCCGTAACCTGCCCGCGAATAGGCGAAGACGCCGGCCCCGGTCGCTGCCGCGAGCTTGTCGGGGAAATCTCCCCAGAGCCCCACCGAGCCGAGGCCCTCATGCAGCATCACGATGGTCGCAGCTTCCTTCGGCGGGCGACCGACCAGCCGGTATTCGAGATCATGCCCCCCGACATGCAGCATTCCGCTTGGCTTCAAGGCTACCATGAGAGGGACCGCCACGCTTATGACCGCGACCTTCAAAATAGCATTGCGAAGCGCGCGACGCGATACCCGACGAGGAACTCATGAACAGGACAATCAGACGCTCAGGCGATCCCCTGATAGAGCTCAATGGTCCGCTCGACGCAATGCGTCCAGGAAAAGCGAGCAGCGAAGCCGGGAGCGGCGGTGCTTGCGACGGTCGCGAGCGCGTCATCTTCGAGAAGCCTCAGCAGACCGTCGCGCAGCGCCGCAACGTCCTGCGGCTCGACCAGCAATCCAGTCTCGCCCAGCACTTCCGCCATGGCAGTGCCGCGCGAACTCAGTACCGGCACGCCGCTTGCGGCCGCCTCCAGCACCGGCAAACCGAAACCCTCATAGAGCGAGGGAAAGACGAAGCCGCGCGCGCCGGCATAGAGCGCCGGCAAATGCTCGGCCGGCACATAGCCGAGGCTGCGCACGATGCCACGTGCCGCAAGTGCCGCCAAACGGTCGACCAGCGCCTCGTTCCGCCAGCCTTGTCCACCGACCACGACCAGCGGAAACCGGCGCCTGAGTGCCGGCGGCTGGGCTTCATAGGCATCGAGCAGGAGGCCTAGATTCTTGCGCGGCTCGATCGTGCCGACGAAGAGCAGATAGCGCGCAGCCTCCAGATCATAAGGCGCGAGCGTCGGGCCGAGCTCGGCCGGGGTCATGGGATGGTATTGCGGGCCGACACCGTTGTGAATGGCGACGACGCGGTCGGGCGCCACGTCGAGCGTGGCGATCATCTCGGCGCGAACCGACTCGCTGACCGTGATCAGCCGCGTGGCGCGCTCGATCGTCTCGGCAAAGTTCCGCGTCATATATTCGACCCGGTCGGCCGGATGAAATTCGGGATGTCGCAGAATCGACAAGTCGTGAATCGTCGCAACGCTCGGACCGTCGAAGGGCCGCAGGATGAAGTTCGGCTCGTGATAAACGCTCGCCCCTGCTTTGCTCAGCATGGTCACGAAATCGCGCTTCCGCTTGCGCGGCAGCAGAGCCGCCGCACCCGGGATCCTCGGCGCCAAGCGGAGTGTCGCAGCGAGCGCCAGCCGCCGCAGCCGCGAGAACGGCATGGCCCGGGGTTGGGCGCCCTGGGTCAGCGGGTCTGCGAGCCAGACACGGTCCGCGAAGCAGCGAACCGTTCCGATACGCTGGTCGGCGCGCAGGCCGCGCAAGAGTGCGGCTGCGTAATTGCCGATCCCGGTGAGCGGGCCCAGCAAAGCTTCCGCGCCGAAGAGAATGTCCATGGGCCGGGAGGGTGGCAACGCGATTCGCGTCAGTGCTGGTCGGCAGAGCGTGGCCGCGCCGCCGAACGAAGCCGGACTGCTATCCGGATCGGATAGTTGAGCAGCGGAAGGCGCAGCGCATCGCGCAGCCAGAGCCGGGGAGCGAGCCCCCGCACCGTCGCGCCGGCGGCGCGGCCCTCCGGGCTCGATTGCAGGGCGCGCAGGATCTCGATCCGATCGAGGGTGCCATCGTGCAGATGTCCGAGAAAACTCGCTTCGCCCTCGGCGTCCGCCTCGCGGCCGAGCAATTGCCGATAGGCTTCGCCGATGAACTCCGCGCCGTCATGGCGCAGCAGTTCGTCGAGGCGCGAGACGCGCTTCGGTGGCGCCCGCCGCCTCCGCCAACGTCGCGACACCCGGCGCACCGTCGCGACGCGGAAGCCCGTCGACTCGGATTCGGCTTGCGCGGCGCGGCGCAGCGCCGCCATAGCGGCTTCAACATCGACGGCTTCGGCGGGATCGAAGAGCCGGTCTTCCGCATAATCATCGGCGGCGGGCGGCGGAATCGCCGCGGCCAGCCGTGCTTCGAAATAACGGTAGGCCCAATCCCGCGGAAGCGGCGGCTCTTGCGCAAGCGGCTTTTGCGGAAGCGGCTTTTGGGAATTGTCGCGCGCGACTCTACCGACCCCATGCATCATGGTCTCGTCCCCATTGAAGTTTTCAGGGCTCGCTCGCAAGAATAAGCTCGCTCTTCGGCATGAAGCTGTCAAGAACGCATTTGATCTTGACCCTTGCGATGGCTCGATGAGCGCGGCCGAGCTCCGCATCCCATAGTCCGGCGCCAATTGCTGCGCGCCGATCAAAGCAATTTCGCCGGAGCATCTCATCCCGGTCGAGATCGCGATCGAGGCTGAGCGGTCTTACAGCAGCAGCGGATCGGCATCGATAACGATTGCGCGAGTTCACCATGCCGGGCGTGCGCCGCAAATCTCCGCAGGTTCTTATCCTCGTTCACGACTTTCGCGCCACGATGACCTGACTCTTCGGCATGAACGCATCCAATACGCGCTTCACCTCCGGGCCGTCGGGAGTGTCGAGCAGTGCCCACCAGGTGCGGGCCCAATTGTCGAGCACCGGATGCTGCGGTGCTGTGAAATCGACCTCGCAAGCCCAGAAGAAAGCAAACCACAGAGCCCAATAGAAGCTCGAATAGCCATGCCGCTCGACGACCAGACCAGCCGATGTCACGAGATCCTCGAAGCCCTTTCGCTCGATCGTCCGCAAATGCCCGCTCGACAGGCCACGGATGCGGTGGCTCGCCGAGTCCGGCTTCTCGAAGAAGGTGGCCGGTGCCAGCTGGCGTTGCAGGCCCTCCTGCACCGGATCCGGGACGGCCAGCAGATATTGCGCGCCGGGCCGGCCGACGCGTGCCAGCTCGCGCAGGAACCGACCGGGATCGTCGACATGCTCGAGCACTTCCATCGAGATCACTTTCGTGGCGATCGAATCGGGCAGTGGCAGCGGATCGGAATTGCTCACGATCGGGGTGAGCGCGCGCGCCGGGCTTCCGGCGAGCAACCGCGCCGTCGCGCCGACGCTCTCCATGTCGAGATCGGCGAAGATCACATGGGCGCCCTGGCGCGCACAAAAATGCGCCGTCATGCCTTGTCCGCAACCGACATCCAGCACGACGTCCTCGGGGCCGACGGCGAAGCCCTCATAGACCTCACGGCTTTCCGCCCGGTACCAACCACCCATCACGGCGTCGCGCAGGCCGAGCAGCCGCGCTCGGTTCTGTGCGTCGGCGCTGGTCGGCGCGGGGTCGGCAGCAGGGCTCGCGGAGTCCGGCTCCGGGGCGGCGGCGGGCGGCGCGGCCGCCTTGCCACCTAGCAGCTTACGAAGCAGATCCCAGAAGGCGGTGCGTGCTGACTGCATCAGGGTCCCTCAGGATATGCACTCGGCGAAGATGCGCGGATCATGGCACGCATCGTTGCCCGTGGTAACGGCCGCCGAACACGAGCGGCGAATCTCGGGTCGCGTTCGGCGGACGGATGCGTCATGCAGGCGCGGCCAAGCGGAAACCTTCGGCGAGGCGTGCGCCATGCGCTCGCAGCGGGGCCTCGACGAGGCGGTAATTCAGCTCGCTCGCCGCAACCAGGATCAGCCCGGCGGTGAGGCAGATCGGCCAGATATCCTCAGGCCCTGGGAGCGCCCCCGCAGCGTGGAGGCGCAACCAGATTTCGCGAGTGAAGAAGAACGCCGGGATGTGGATGAGATAGAGCCCATAGGAGCGGCTGCCGATCCAGAGCATCACCCGCTTGCCGGTCCCGTCCCGCCACAGATAGTCCCTGTTGTAGGAGGCGATCAGCACGAGCGCTGCGGACAAAAGCGCGATCAGGCCGACCCGGGCCGACACGACATGCAGGTCGTCGCAGGCGAGGGCCGCGATGCTGCCGAGCAGCAGGATCAGGGTCGCCGCCCGGGCGACCCGGCTGCGCGCCAGGCCTCCCGGCTCGGCCAACCGATAGCTGGCATGGCGGCTCCAGATTGCGATCAGCACGCCGAGCAAGATCGCATCCGTGCGCAGGACCATCAGCAGGGGTGTGCGGTCCGAGATAATCTGGAGCAGCACCATGAGACCCAACGGAATTGGCAGTGGCAGAAAACCGCGAAACAGGAAGGCCGCGACCGGCAAAAGCAGGTAGAATTGCTCCTCGAGCGACAGGCTCCAATAGACGAAGCTCGCTCCATATTCGGAGCGCATGAACGTATCGGCGAAGCGGAAATTGGCGACATCCAGCACGCCCGCGATGGTGGCCGCGAAATTGGCGTGGAACGAGCCGAAGACGCCGGACCGGTTGAAGGCGGCGGATGCGACCAGCATGATTGCCAGCCACAGCCAGGCGGATGGCAACAGGCGCCATGCCCGGCGGATCCAGAAGGCGAGACACTCGCGGAAGAACGCCATGTCGCTGGCGCAGGATGAGAGCTTCGGCAGCAGGCTGCGCGCGATGACGAAGCCGGAAATCGCGAAGAACAGATCGACGCCCGGCCAGAAATCCAGATAGTGGAAAAGCTTGTCGAAAGGGGCGATCGGCCAAGTGATCAAATTGCCATGGGCGTGATGGACGATCACGAACAGCACGGCGATGCCGCGCAAGACTTCGATATCGCCGATGCGTCTCAAGCCGCTCGATCCCGGCAATCCGGGCGAGGCGGCGCTGCGATCGCGGTTCAGCGCGTCCAAGCTGTGCATTCCGGGTCGCCGGCCGGCTTCACTCCGGCGCCTCGACGATCCAGGGCGCGTCGGCTCGCGGCATAAGGCGGCCGAACCGCCGCTCCGGCCCGGCCGGCCGCGCCGGCGTTGCCAGAAAGGCGCGCAACCGCTCCGTCGCGACGGCGCGTGAGCAATGGCCCCGCAAGGCTGCATGTGCCTCATCGGCCATGCGCGCGTAACGGTCCGGGTCGTCCTTGGCGACCCGGTAGCTCTCGCGATAGGCCTCGACGAGGGATTCGAGATTGATGCGATGCCGCAAAGTGCGATAGGCCTGCCGCGGATCATGCGGCCAGGCAGTCGGCTCGGCGCTCGATCGGACCACGAAGGCGTTGTCGCTCTCGATGTAGTCCGCCATGCCGGTGTGACAGGGAGCGATCGCCGGCTTGCCGCAGGCCATGTATTCCATCAGCGGCAGGCATTGGCCCTCGCCATGCGAGGCATTGACCGCATAGCTCGCGACCGTCACCAGCCCCTCATACTGCCGCGAGTCGAGAAAGCTGTGCAGCAGAATGACGCGGCATTTGAACGGCGTCAGCCTGTAGAGATGCTGCAGCAGCCAGGCCATGGCCTCGCCGCATTCATGATGGGTGAGCTTGAGGATCAGCGTCGCGTCCGCGGTATCGCGGAAAGCCCAGCAGAAGCCGCCCATCAGGTCGAACCAGTTCTTGCGCCCGTCGTAGGGGTTGAAGATCGAGACATAGACGACGCCGTCGAGCTCGATATGGGCACTGGCTTTCGGGTCTTCCGCCATCGGCGCCTGAGGCAAATCGTCGGGGCTGCGCCAGTTCGAGCGGGCGTAGATCGACAGGTCGAATGCGCGGCTGTCGATGACCGTGCCGACGAGATCGCACCGCGTTCCGGGGGCGACAAGGCTCGCCGGCCTGACATGACGCAAGGCGGCGAAGCGGTCGAAGACCGGGGCCGCGATGCTGGCCACGGGGAAGTCTTGGCCCATCGTGGCTTGCACGGTGCGCACCGTCGTGGCCGAGTGGGTGATGGCTCGGCCGAGCCGATCGAACACATAGCGCCAGTCCTGCGCGCGCTCGCTGAACCAGGTCTCGTCCGGGATGGTTTCGAATTCCCAGGCGAAAACCGGAATGGTGGGGCATTCAAGGCCGAGCGCCGTCTGATGCGGCGGCGTGAAGGAGAGGAAGACGCAATCTTCGCCATCGCGGCGGGCGCTGTGAAAGATCGGATCGACCTCGCGCATCGGGTCGGCCACGGTGACGACGCGGCCGAGAGCCTCGAGAACCGGGCGGAATTCCTTCAGCACGAAATAGTAGCTGTACTCGGGCTTGCCGAGCCGGGTCTCGAGCATGCTCTCCGTCGTTTCCGAATAGACGATGATGATCATGCCGACTCGACCGCGACCAGAGGCGGCAGACTCGCGCGATCGCTGGGTTCGGCGGCGATCGGCTCCGGCTGGAAAAAGCTGCGCAGTTGCTCCGTCACGACGGATATCGAGGCGAGGTCATGGATGCGTTTCGCCGCATGCTGCCCCATGGCGGCGTAACGTTCCGGCGCGGTCTTGGCGATCCGGTAGCTCTCCCGATAGGCGGCGACCAGCGATTCCCAATCGAGACGGTAACGCTCGGAACGAAACATCCACCGCGGATCATGCGGCCACACACTGTACTGGAGAGAGGAATCGACGATGAAGGCCCCGCCCTCATCGACATAATCTTCCATTGCGGTGTGGCGGGGCGCGATCGCAGGCCGGCCGCTGGCCATGAATTCCATCAGCGGCAGGCACAGCCCCTCGCCGAGCGATGTATTCACATAATAGGTCGTCCCTCGGATCAAGCGCGCATAGGCCTTGTCCTCGAGATAAGCGTGAACGGCGATCACCCGGCAACGGAAGGGTGCGAGCTGCGATAGCAGCAAGATGAGCGTGTCGCGATAGTCGCCGACCTCGTGATGTATCATCTTAAGCACCAGCGTGGCGTCCGGCGTGTCGCGGAAAGCGAAGCAGAAGCCGGTTACCATGTCGAACCAATTCTTGCGGCCATCGGTTGGGCCGAGCACGGAGGTATAGACGACGCCGTCGAGCTTGAGCCTGGCCACCTGCGCAGGATCGAGGCGCTTCAGCACGGCGCGCATCGAGGCCTCGCCGACGCGACCGCTCCATGACACGGCCTGAGAGAGCGGCCGCGGAAGATGATCGCGCAGCGTTTCGCGATACCATTCGATCAGATGCCGCTTGCCGATACCCAAGCGGTAGCGGAGGCTCCGCGGCGGCTGTGCGGCGGGTTCCGGCGGCACTGTCGCGGGGCCGGACCCCTCGCCCGCCGGCCCATCGGCGTCTGCGACCGGGAGGGCCCGGTCAGTGACGGGCGTCGCGTCAGCATGCCGTTCGCTGCTTATCCCTTCGCTGCTCGCCTCTGTCTCCTTGGTTCGCTCCTTCGGGCGCAGGGGCGGCACCAGGAGATCAACGGAGAGGTTGAGCATCGAACTGTCGAAGACGATCCCGCGGATACGCAGCACGGCACCAGCGATGATGGGTGTCGGCACGCCGGCCGCCCGCAGCTTGGCGAAGCGGTCCCAGACCGGCGCCGCGATCGCCCTGACCGGGAAATCCTCGCCCATCGCGGCCTTGACGGTGCGAGCCGTGTGACCGGACAGGGTGATCGCCCGGCCGAGCTTTCCCAACGGAACTCGCCAATCATTGCGCGGATCCTCGTCCCAGCTCTCGTAGGGGATGTTCGAATACTCCCAAGCGAACAGCACGATAGACGGGCATCTCAGGCCGAGGGGCGTCTTGTTGGGCGGTGAGAAGGAGAGATGGACGCAAGTCTCGCCACGATCCCTGCAGCGGTCGAAGATCGGGTCGATCTCGCTGAGCGGATCGCGGACGAGCTCGACGGTGCCGAGCCTTTCGAGCGCCGGCAGAAAGGCGCGCAGGACGAAGTAGTAACTGTATTCCGGCCGGCCTAAATTCGCTCTGATCGAGCCTTGGTCGATATCGGAGTGCAGAATGAAATGCATCAACGCCCAGATGGTTCCCGGTTCCGGCAGCAAGTGTTAAAGACCGGATGATAGAGGTCGCTCCATACCCGATCAATAGCGGAGCCTCAAGCTGCCGATAGCGCAAACCGGGATCGCCGATTCGTGATCACGGGAGCGGTCGCGGGTTTGCTATTGCTATAATTCTTTGAAATCGGCAAGCTCAGCCTCGCCAAATCCGCCTGCGCGAGGTTCCAGCTTGATGGAAGACAAGTCGGTTGCTGTCGATGTGGGATTGCGCGATGCCGTATTGAGCGGCTGGTATCAGGCGCAAACCGGGGAGCTGTTCCAAGGCCTCGCGATTTCCGCCGCCGACACCGTGCTGGATGTCGGCTGCGGCGACGGTGGCAGCGCCCATTTTTGTGCGAGCCGCGGCGCCTCGATGATCGTCACCGATGTCGACGCCACCAAGGTGGAAGCCACAAAGCGGCTCCTCGCCAGCATACCGGCGCGGGAGATCCGGGCGATGGTCAGCGACAGCAATCCGCTGCCGCTCGAGGACGGCGCGGCCTCCGTCGTCATTTCGACCGAAGTCTTGGAGCATGTCGACGATCCGGCCCAGTTCTTGAGCGAATTGGTGCGTGTCGGCCGATCCGGCGCGCGTTACTTGCTCACCGTGCCCGATCCGGTCTGCGAGGCGCTGCAAAAGCATTTGGCGCATCCGAGCTATTTTGCGAAGCCCAATCATGTTCGGGTCATCCAGCGCGAAGAATTCGCAGAGCTCGTCCGCGCCGCCGGTCTGGTGATCGAGCGGCGCGCCTCCTACGGTTTCTACTGGTCGCTGTGGTGGCTGATGTTCTGGACCACCAGGGTCGATTTCATTGGCGCGCGGCACCCGGTGCTGGACAATTGGGCGCGCACCTGGTCGGCGCTCCTGGACACGCCGCAAGGTGCGACGGTCAAGCGCGTCTTGGACAGTTTCATGCCGAAGAGCCAGGTGATCCTGGCGCGCAAGCCGTGATGGCCCTAGGCGACAGGCCCGGACGCTGGGTGAGAAGCTCGCAGGCCGAAGCTTTGGCATTGTAAAAGCCGGCCGAAATCGGCAACCTCAGCCTCGCTGGGCCGTCTTGGGGCCGCGGCGGTTCCGATGCCAGTGGGAGGTCGCGTGAGCACTTCAATGCGGATCGCGATCGCGCACGAGAACATCGTGTCGCGTGACGCGATCGGCAATGATATTCTAGGCATGCATGACGTGTTGGCCGATTGCGGCTTCGAGGTTCAGCTGATCGGGCAGCGTGTCGATGCGCCGACGGCGCGGCGCGCCAGGACCGCCACTCTCGACGAAGCGCGGCAGCGGCGCGACTTCGACATGCTGATCTATCACCACAGCATCTTATGGGAGAGCGGCGAATCCTTGCTCCGCAGCATCGAGGTGCCGCGCCTCCTCAAATACCATAATGTGACGCCGCCGGAGTTCTTCGCCGATTATTCCGATCATGGCGTTTCCTTGTGCCGGGCCGGGCGGGCGCAAACCGCGAGGCTGGTGGCGCTATGCGATGGCGGCTGCCTCGCGGACTCCACCTATAATGCTCGAGAGCTCACGGATACGGGCGCCGAGACGGTCGATATCGTGCCGCCCTTTAGCAGCGCGGGCAGCATGCTGCGCCTCGCCCGACCACAGCCGGTGCCGCCCTTTCGCATCCTCTTCGTCGGCCGGTTAGCACCCAATAAGGGGCATTTCGATCTCATCACCGTGATCGCGGCCTATGTGGCGACGTTCGGGCCGGCGATCCGGTTGACGATCGTCGGAGGGATCAGCGCGCATCTGTCGGCCTATAAGGCGGCGCTCGACCAACTGATCGACAAGATGGAGCTGCGCGACCATGTCGAGCTGCGCGACCAAGTCGACGACCGCACCTTGCACCGCCTGTTCATGGAGGCGAGCGCCTTTCTTTGCATGAGCGAGCATGAGGGCTTCTGCGTGCCGATCATCGAGGCACAGGCGGCCGGCGTTCCGGTCATCGCCGTTGGCTCGACCGCTGTGGCAGAGACGATCGGGCCGGATCAGATGGTCGTCGAGCGGCCGCAGAACCGCGACGATTACCTCTACGTTGCGAGGCTGCTCCACGCTGTCTGCACCGACGACAAGTTGCGCCGGCAAGTCATTGCGGCGGGGCATCGCAACGTGTTGAACCGGTTTACGCCGCAGGCGATCGCCGGCCGCTTCATGGCGGCGTTGGCGCCGCTCTTCGAGCAGATGCCGATCCCTGAGCAACCGCCGATCCCTGAGCAACCGCAATGAGGATCGCCATCGCCACGACCCAGGTGCCGTTCCTGCGCGGCGGCGCCGAGATCCACGCC from Rhizobiales bacterium GAS188 includes:
- a CDS encoding succinate semialdehyde dehydrogenase codes for the protein MYQDVSLFIDGGWTKASGGRTSPVLNPATGEEIGTFAHADKSDLERAAQAAQKGFLAWRKVSAFERYKIMRKAGELLRARVEDIAKIMTLDQGKPVGEAKIEILNGADVIDWFAEEGRRAYGWIIPARFEGYYQLATKEPVGPVAAFTPWNFPINQAVRKISAALAAGCSIVLKGAEDTPGSIAELIRAFADAGVPAGVVNLVYGDPAEVSEYLIPHPLIRKVTFTGSTAVGKHLAALAGKHMKRTTMELGGHAPGIVFEDADIDAAVKVLAGSKFRNAGQVCIAPTRLLVQEKVYEQFVDKFTAAAKALKVGDGLQPDTRMGPLVHSRRVDALEGFVADAKKHGATVKTGGNRIGNKGFFFEPTVVTDVPQDARIMNEEPFGPLAMIAPFTSFDGVVTEANRLPYGLAAYAFTKSAKTATAIGAAIESGMVAINSATLALPEVPFGGVKDSGYGTEGGREAIEAYLNTKFITQVGI
- a CDS encoding Kynurenine formamidase, with the translated sequence MTSRRRWVNRPEGSTWGDFGEDDQLGRLNLITQAKVKQGVAEVREGKSFCLSLPLDYPGGNVLNPRRLPPVLRPTLRGGKPNMNYVLADDDPNMTDVICDDLVIMHLQYSTQWDSLAHVGSLFDADGDGVPEPVFYNGFRAGQHIVGPSDPKEAGAEGPLGKVSTSHADALSVARMAESCIQGRGVMIDLNAHVKRLRIAFDYERLMRVIEADKVEIEPGDMVLLHTGFAEMLLEMRGDPDPGKAHHLCAVLNGRDKRLLNWITDTGLACLIADNYGVEAVPAVSHEGCCAALPLHEHCLFKLGVNLGELWHLTPLAAWLRAHGRYRFLLTAPPLRLPGAVGSPATPVATV
- a CDS encoding Pimeloyl-ACP methyl ester carboxylesterase — protein: MVALKPSGMLHVGGHDLEYRLVGRPPKEAATIVMLHEGLGSVGLWGDFPDKLAAATGAGVFAYSRAGYGASSSVPLPRPLDYMHDEALHVLPKLLDAIGFRRGLLLGHSDGASIAALYAGGIQDHRIRGLTLIAPHFVVEEMGLAAIETARLNYEEGDLKPRLARWHRDVDNAFRGWNGAWLDPGFKSWDISESLGYIRVPIQIVQGENDQYGTTRQIEIAEQECYCPLDITLIEGIGHSPQREAPETTLRVVADFTQRILHAHAEGKLGEAA
- a CDS encoding alpha-1,3-rhamnosyl/mannosyltransferase, with amino-acid sequence MDILFGAEALLGPLTGIGNYAAALLRGLRADQRIGTVRCFADRVWLADPLTQGAQPRAMPFSRLRRLALAATLRLAPRIPGAAALLPRKRKRDFVTMLSKAGASVYHEPNFILRPFDGPSVATIHDLSILRHPEFHPADRVEYMTRNFAETIERATRLITVSESVRAEMIATLDVAPDRVVAIHNGVGPQYHPMTPAELGPTLAPYDLEAARYLLFVGTIEPRKNLGLLLDAYEAQPPALRRRFPLVVVGGQGWRNEALVDRLAALAARGIVRSLGYVPAEHLPALYAGARGFVFPSLYEGFGLPVLEAAASGVPVLSSRGTAMAEVLGETGLLVEPQDVAALRDGLLRLLEDDALATVASTAAPGFAARFSWTHCVERTIELYQGIA
- a CDS encoding Methyltransferase domain-containing protein → MQSARTAFWDLLRKLLGGKAAAPPAAAPEPDSASPAADPAPTSADAQNRARLLGLRDAVMGGWYRAESREVYEGFAVGPEDVVLDVGCGQGMTAHFCARQGAHVIFADLDMESVGATARLLAGSPARALTPIVSNSDPLPLPDSIATKVISMEVLEHVDDPGRFLRELARVGRPGAQYLLAVPDPVQEGLQRQLAPATFFEKPDSASHRIRGLSSGHLRTIERKGFEDLVTSAGLVVERHGYSSFYWALWFAFFWACEVDFTAPQHPVLDNWARTWWALLDTPDGPEVKRVLDAFMPKSQVIVARKS
- a CDS encoding Peptidoglycan/LPS O-acetylase OafA/YrhL, contains acyltransferase and SGNH-hydrolase domains is translated as MHSLDALNRDRSAASPGLPGSSGLRRIGDIEVLRGIAVLFVIVHHAHGNLITWPIAPFDKLFHYLDFWPGVDLFFAISGFVIARSLLPKLSSCASDMAFFRECLAFWIRRAWRLLPSAWLWLAIMLVASAAFNRSGVFGSFHANFAATIAGVLDVANFRFADTFMRSEYGASFVYWSLSLEEQFYLLLPVAAFLFRGFLPLPIPLGLMVLLQIISDRTPLLMVLRTDAILLGVLIAIWSRHASYRLAEPGGLARSRVARAATLILLLGSIAALACDDLHVVSARVGLIALLSAALVLIASYNRDYLWRDGTGKRVMLWIGSRSYGLYLIHIPAFFFTREIWLRLHAAGALPGPEDIWPICLTAGLILVAASELNYRLVEAPLRAHGARLAEGFRLAAPA
- a CDS encoding Glycosyltransferase involved in cell wall bisynthesis — encoded protein: MIIIVYSETTESMLETRLGKPEYSYYFVLKEFRPVLEALGRVVTVADPMREVDPIFHSARRDGEDCVFLSFTPPHQTALGLECPTIPVFAWEFETIPDETWFSERAQDWRYVFDRLGRAITHSATTVRTVQATMGQDFPVASIAAPVFDRFAALRHVRPASLVAPGTRCDLVGTVIDSRAFDLSIYARSNWRSPDDLPQAPMAEDPKASAHIELDGVVYVSIFNPYDGRKNWFDLMGGFCWAFRDTADATLILKLTHHECGEAMAWLLQHLYRLTPFKCRVILLHSFLDSRQYEGLVTVASYAVNASHGEGQCLPLMEYMACGKPAIAPCHTGMADYIESDNAFVVRSSAEPTAWPHDPRQAYRTLRHRINLESLVEAYRESYRVAKDDPDRYARMADEAHAALRGHCSRAVATERLRAFLATPARPAGPERRFGRLMPRADAPWIVEAPE